In Acropora palmata chromosome 7, jaAcrPala1.3, whole genome shotgun sequence, one genomic interval encodes:
- the LOC141886442 gene encoding beta-1,3-galactosyltransferase 6-like: MILQRRRSNSFLIFFLVLTTLCSILFTIYIIYFSTLPKIPRRNSSPRLPNISNKGCTSSSNSEASIPNANNVPIMNLRKRLGKNKKKVMLLIIVSTAPARFERRQAIRTTWWKHCTDDKVKCVFVTDGFIVDEIQRELTIQERNRYNDMELQPLMGGREFGLRFLNQIKWAHANFDFQFLLRIDDDYFLCLKRLLSELPMRPKKNLVWGFFHCARATQITWIDEAFMIFTADIIDRFLSQNESVLLCHPHADQQIAIWLAKIPRKLYFHDKRLYHDPPASFSRKFDNIKNICDSYIGVHGTYADKMKYFGQNANDGKKTVVDIPKFSSFCPTTRFNYRLMDVRFLFHPKLCKDNPTWNVERTMFIGRENN, from the exons ATGATATTACAGAGGCGAAGATCGAATTCCTTTCTGATTTTCTTCCTTGTTTTAACAACTCTCTGTTCAATATTGTTCACAATCTACATCATCTATTTTTCCACACTTCCTAAAATACCAAGACGTAACTCTTCCCCTCGTTTGccaaacatttcaaataaGGGTTGTACGAGTAGTTCCAACTCTGAAGCTAGTATTCCCAACGCAAATAACGTCCCTATTATGAATCTGCGCAAACGGCTaggaaagaacaaaaagaaggTCATGTTATTAATCATTGtcagcactgcaccggcaagATTTGAAAGACGGCAGGCAATACGGACCACATGGTGGAAACACTGTACCGATGATAAG GTTAAATGTGTGTTTGTCACAGATGGGTTTATAGTCGACGAAATTCAACGCGAACTTACAATTCAGGAAAGAAATCGTTACAATGACATGGAACTACAGCCACTGATGGGCGGGCGAGAGTTTGGACTGCGCTTCctgaatcaaatcaaatggGCTCATGCTAATTTTGACTTTCAATTCCTTCTTAGAATTGACGACGATTATTTCCTGTGTTTAAAAAGACTTTTGTCTGAGCTACCAATGAgaccaaagaaaaaccttgTATGGGGATTTTTTCACTGCGCACGCGCAACGCAAATAACTTGGATTGACGAAGCTTTCATGATATTCACGGCTGATATTATAGACCGCTTCCTGTCGCAAAACGAAAGCGTATTGCTATGTCATCCTCATGCTGATCAACAAATCGCTATATGGTTGGCAAAAATTCCAcgaaagttatattttcacgACAAAAGGTTGTACCACGACCCTCCAGCTTCATTTTCTCGAAAATTTGACAACATCAAAAACATTTGTGACTCCTACATTGGGGTTCATGGTACCTACGCCGACAAGATGAAGTACTTTGGACAAAATGCAAACGATGGCAAGAAAACTGTCGTTGACATTCctaagttttcaagtttttgtccAACAACAAGATTTAATTACCGTTTGATGGATGtaagatttctttttcatcctAAGCTATGCAAAGACAATCCCACGTGGAATGTTGAAAGGACAATGTTTATTGGTCGGGAGAACAATTGA